The Solea senegalensis isolate Sse05_10M linkage group LG9, IFAPA_SoseM_1, whole genome shotgun sequence genome has a segment encoding these proteins:
- the tom1 gene encoding target of Myb protein 1 isoform X1 encodes MEFLWGNPFNTPVGQRIESASSSSLPSEDWAMNMEICDIINSSEDGPKDAVRAIKKRIVSNTNFKEVMLVLSVLETCVKNCGYRFHILVTSRDFVEGVLLRAIIPRNNPPLILHDRVLGIIQAWADAFRSSPDLTGVVSVYEDLRRKGLEFPMTELDGYLSVQAPKQTLPKNGPAVTTLPSALLSSKLPLISPQTSELRKILEGTNAFTPCQVKMLKTELGVVRSNLTMMSDMMSQLDPVTVKQADMELLELYTVCKEMQDRIIKVVPRLSEEKLIEELLETNDEMNSTFTRYHRFERHLTNGQDETQKSHTYVNLADLELTTESGVASATSDSLSSQLAKLSTSESDETLSQRIIASTQQSPSEKSDTALDGQAQAQDNRLHTIGADDSPTSTRSSSPKLDWMVKRGMIPISQSSVMDDIEKWLELDDEYDDFEDSDGVTSEEFDRFLAERAKAAERLPSLRASLEDAHHSTS; translated from the exons ATGGAGTTTTTATGGGGGAATCCGTTCAACACGCCGGTGGGACAGCGCATTG AGTCTGCGAGCAGCTCCAGCCTTCCGTCAGAGGACTGGGCCATGAACATGGAAATCTGTGACATTATCAACAGTTCAGAGGACGG ACCCAAAGATGCCGTCAGAGCCATAAAGAAAAGGATAGTGAGCAATACGAACTTCAAGGAGGTCATGCTGGTCCTTAGT GTTCTGGAGACCTGTGTGAAGAACTGTGGCTACAGGTTTCACATTCTGGTGACATCCCGGGATTTTGTAGAAGGGGTTCTGCTGCGGGCGATCATCCCCAGGAACAACCCTCCGCTAATCCTGCATGACCGCGTGCTCGGTATCATACAG gcGTGGGCCGACGCATTCCGTAGCTCGCCCGACCTCACGGGCGTGGTGTCAGTGTATGAAGACCTGCGAAGGAAAGGGCTCGAGTTCCCCATGACGGAACTGGACGGTTATTTATCTGTGCAAGCCCCCAAACAG ACGTTGCCTAAGAACGGGCCTGCTGTCACTACTCTGCCTTCTGCGCTCCTTTCTTCCAAACTTCCACTTATCTCACCCCAGACGTCAGAACTCAGAAAGATCCTAGAGGGAACAAATGCCTTCACTCCCTGCCAG GTTAAAATGCTGAAGACGGAGCTGGGAGTGGTGCGCAGTAACCTGACCATGATGTCGGACATGATGAGTCAGCTGGATCCAGTCACAGTGAAACAGGCAGACATGGAGCTGCTGGAG TTGTACACAGTGTGTAAGGAAATGCAGGACAGGATCATAAAGGTCGTCCCCAGACTCAGCGAGGAGAAGCTGATCGAAGAGTTACTGGAGACCAACGATGAGATGAACAGCACCTTCACTCGCTACCACAGGTTTGAGAGACACCTAACAAATGGCCAAGATGAGACACAGAAG AGCCACACGTACGTCAACCTGGCAGACCTCGAGTTAACCACCGAGTCAGGAGTGGCATCGGCCACGAGCGACAGTTTGTCCAGTCAGTTAGCCAAACTCA GCACGAGTGAATCGGACGAGACTCTATCGCAGAGAATAATCGCCTCAACTCAACAGTCACCAAG TGAGAAAAGTGACACGGCGCTGGACGGCCAAGCTCAAGCTCAGGACAACAGACTACACACCATTGGAGCG GACGACAGCCCGACCTCCACCCGCAGCTCCTCGCCAAAGTTAGATTGGATGGTTAAGAGGGGAATG ATTCCTATCAGCCAGTCCAGTGTAATGGATGACATTGAGAAATGGCTGGAGTTGGATGATGAg TATGATGACTTTGAGGACTCTGATGGTGTGACCAGTGAAg AGTTCGACAGGTTCTTGGCAGAAAGAGCGAAAGCAGCGGAGCGTCTGCCGTCGCTGAGGGCGTCTTTAGAGGACGCCCACCACTCCAcgtcctaa
- the tom1 gene encoding target of Myb protein 1 isoform X4: MEFLWGNPFNTPVGQRIESASSSSLPSEDWAMNMEICDIINSSEDGPKDAVRAIKKRIVSNTNFKEVMLVLSVLETCVKNCGYRFHILVTSRDFVEGVLLRAIIPRNNPPLILHDRVLGIIQAWADAFRSSPDLTGVVSVYEDLRRKGLEFPMTELDGYLSVQAPKQTLPKNGPAVTTLPSALLSSKLPLISPQTSELRKILEGTNAFTPCQVKMLKTELGVVRSNLTMMSDMMSQLDPVTVKQADMELLEQLYTVCKEMQDRIIKVVPRLSEEKLIEELLETNDEMNSTFTRYHRFERHLTNGQDETQKSHTYVNLADLELTTESGVASATSDSLSSQLAKLSTSESDETLSQRIIASTQQSPSEKSDTALDGQAQAQDNRLHTIGADDSPTSTRSSSPKLDWMVKRGMIPISQSSVMDDIEKWLELDDEYDDFEDSDGVTSEEFDRFLAERAKAAERLPSLRASLEDAHHSTS, from the exons ATGGAGTTTTTATGGGGGAATCCGTTCAACACGCCGGTGGGACAGCGCATTG AGTCTGCGAGCAGCTCCAGCCTTCCGTCAGAGGACTGGGCCATGAACATGGAAATCTGTGACATTATCAACAGTTCAGAGGACGG ACCCAAAGATGCCGTCAGAGCCATAAAGAAAAGGATAGTGAGCAATACGAACTTCAAGGAGGTCATGCTGGTCCTTAGT GTTCTGGAGACCTGTGTGAAGAACTGTGGCTACAGGTTTCACATTCTGGTGACATCCCGGGATTTTGTAGAAGGGGTTCTGCTGCGGGCGATCATCCCCAGGAACAACCCTCCGCTAATCCTGCATGACCGCGTGCTCGGTATCATACAG gcGTGGGCCGACGCATTCCGTAGCTCGCCCGACCTCACGGGCGTGGTGTCAGTGTATGAAGACCTGCGAAGGAAAGGGCTCGAGTTCCCCATGACGGAACTGGACGGTTATTTATCTGTGCAAGCCCCCAAACAG ACGTTGCCTAAGAACGGGCCTGCTGTCACTACTCTGCCTTCTGCGCTCCTTTCTTCCAAACTTCCACTTATCTCACCCCAGACGTCAGAACTCAGAAAGATCCTAGAGGGAACAAATGCCTTCACTCCCTGCCAG GTTAAAATGCTGAAGACGGAGCTGGGAGTGGTGCGCAGTAACCTGACCATGATGTCGGACATGATGAGTCAGCTGGATCCAGTCACAGTGAAACAGGCAGACATGGAGCTGCTGGAG CAGTTGTACACAGTGTGTAAGGAAATGCAGGACAGGATCATAAAGGTCGTCCCCAGACTCAGCGAGGAGAAGCTGATCGAAGAGTTACTGGAGACCAACGATGAGATGAACAGCACCTTCACTCGCTACCACAGGTTTGAGAGACACCTAACAAATGGCCAAGATGAGACACAGAAG AGCCACACGTACGTCAACCTGGCAGACCTCGAGTTAACCACCGAGTCAGGAGTGGCATCGGCCACGAGCGACAGTTTGTCCAGTCAGTTAGCCAAACTCA GCACGAGTGAATCGGACGAGACTCTATCGCAGAGAATAATCGCCTCAACTCAACAGTCACCAAG TGAGAAAAGTGACACGGCGCTGGACGGCCAAGCTCAAGCTCAGGACAACAGACTACACACCATTGGAGCG GACGACAGCCCGACCTCCACCCGCAGCTCCTCGCCAAAGTTAGATTGGATGGTTAAGAGGGGAATG ATTCCTATCAGCCAGTCCAGTGTAATGGATGACATTGAGAAATGGCTGGAGTTGGATGATGAg TATGATGACTTTGAGGACTCTGATGGTGTGACCAGTGAAg AGTTCGACAGGTTCTTGGCAGAAAGAGCGAAAGCAGCGGAGCGTCTGCCGTCGCTGAGGGCGTCTTTAGAGGACGCCCACCACTCCAcgtcctaa
- the tom1 gene encoding target of Myb protein 1 isoform X3 codes for MEFLWGNPFNTPVGQRIESASSSSLPSEDWAMNMEICDIINSSEDGPKDAVRAIKKRIVSNTNFKEVMLVLSVLETCVKNCGYRFHILVTSRDFVEGVLLRAIIPRNNPPLILHDRVLGIIQAWADAFRSSPDLTGVVSVYEDLRRKGLEFPMTELDGYLSVQAPKQVKMLKTELGVVRSNLTMMSDMMSQLDPVTVKQADMELLEQLYTVCKEMQDRIIKVVPRLSEEKLIEELLETNDEMNSTFTRYHRFERHLTNGQDETQKSHTYVNLADLELTTESGVASATSDSLSSQLAKLSTSESDETLSQRIIASTQQSPSEKSDTALDGQAQAQDNRLHTIGADDSPTSTRSSSPKLDWMVKRGMIPISQSSVMDDIEKWLELDDEYDDFEDSDGVTSEEFDRFLAERAKAAERLPSLRASLEDAHHSTS; via the exons ATGGAGTTTTTATGGGGGAATCCGTTCAACACGCCGGTGGGACAGCGCATTG AGTCTGCGAGCAGCTCCAGCCTTCCGTCAGAGGACTGGGCCATGAACATGGAAATCTGTGACATTATCAACAGTTCAGAGGACGG ACCCAAAGATGCCGTCAGAGCCATAAAGAAAAGGATAGTGAGCAATACGAACTTCAAGGAGGTCATGCTGGTCCTTAGT GTTCTGGAGACCTGTGTGAAGAACTGTGGCTACAGGTTTCACATTCTGGTGACATCCCGGGATTTTGTAGAAGGGGTTCTGCTGCGGGCGATCATCCCCAGGAACAACCCTCCGCTAATCCTGCATGACCGCGTGCTCGGTATCATACAG gcGTGGGCCGACGCATTCCGTAGCTCGCCCGACCTCACGGGCGTGGTGTCAGTGTATGAAGACCTGCGAAGGAAAGGGCTCGAGTTCCCCATGACGGAACTGGACGGTTATTTATCTGTGCAAGCCCCCAAACAG GTTAAAATGCTGAAGACGGAGCTGGGAGTGGTGCGCAGTAACCTGACCATGATGTCGGACATGATGAGTCAGCTGGATCCAGTCACAGTGAAACAGGCAGACATGGAGCTGCTGGAG CAGTTGTACACAGTGTGTAAGGAAATGCAGGACAGGATCATAAAGGTCGTCCCCAGACTCAGCGAGGAGAAGCTGATCGAAGAGTTACTGGAGACCAACGATGAGATGAACAGCACCTTCACTCGCTACCACAGGTTTGAGAGACACCTAACAAATGGCCAAGATGAGACACAGAAG AGCCACACGTACGTCAACCTGGCAGACCTCGAGTTAACCACCGAGTCAGGAGTGGCATCGGCCACGAGCGACAGTTTGTCCAGTCAGTTAGCCAAACTCA GCACGAGTGAATCGGACGAGACTCTATCGCAGAGAATAATCGCCTCAACTCAACAGTCACCAAG TGAGAAAAGTGACACGGCGCTGGACGGCCAAGCTCAAGCTCAGGACAACAGACTACACACCATTGGAGCG GACGACAGCCCGACCTCCACCCGCAGCTCCTCGCCAAAGTTAGATTGGATGGTTAAGAGGGGAATG ATTCCTATCAGCCAGTCCAGTGTAATGGATGACATTGAGAAATGGCTGGAGTTGGATGATGAg TATGATGACTTTGAGGACTCTGATGGTGTGACCAGTGAAg AGTTCGACAGGTTCTTGGCAGAAAGAGCGAAAGCAGCGGAGCGTCTGCCGTCGCTGAGGGCGTCTTTAGAGGACGCCCACCACTCCAcgtcctaa
- the tom1 gene encoding target of Myb protein 1 isoform X2, with product MEFLWGNPFNTPVGQRIESASSSSLPSEDWAMNMEICDIINSSEDGPKDAVRAIKKRIVSNTNFKEVMLVLSVLETCVKNCGYRFHILVTSRDFVEGVLLRAIIPRNNPPLILHDRVLGIIQAWADAFRSSPDLTGVVSVYEDLRRKGLEFPMTELDGYLSVQAPKQTLPKNGPAVTTLPSALLSSKLPLISPQTSELRKILEGTNAFTPCQVKMLKTELGVVRSNLTMMSDMMSQLDPVTVKQADMELLEQLYTVCKEMQDRIIKVVPRLSEEKLIEELLETNDEMNSTFTRYHRFERHLTNGQDETQKSHTYVNLADLELTTESGVASATSDSLSSQLAKLSTSESDETLSQRIIASTQQSPSEKSDTALDGQAQAQDNRLHTIGAIPISQSSVMDDIEKWLELDDEYDDFEDSDGVTSEEFDRFLAERAKAAERLPSLRASLEDAHHSTS from the exons ATGGAGTTTTTATGGGGGAATCCGTTCAACACGCCGGTGGGACAGCGCATTG AGTCTGCGAGCAGCTCCAGCCTTCCGTCAGAGGACTGGGCCATGAACATGGAAATCTGTGACATTATCAACAGTTCAGAGGACGG ACCCAAAGATGCCGTCAGAGCCATAAAGAAAAGGATAGTGAGCAATACGAACTTCAAGGAGGTCATGCTGGTCCTTAGT GTTCTGGAGACCTGTGTGAAGAACTGTGGCTACAGGTTTCACATTCTGGTGACATCCCGGGATTTTGTAGAAGGGGTTCTGCTGCGGGCGATCATCCCCAGGAACAACCCTCCGCTAATCCTGCATGACCGCGTGCTCGGTATCATACAG gcGTGGGCCGACGCATTCCGTAGCTCGCCCGACCTCACGGGCGTGGTGTCAGTGTATGAAGACCTGCGAAGGAAAGGGCTCGAGTTCCCCATGACGGAACTGGACGGTTATTTATCTGTGCAAGCCCCCAAACAG ACGTTGCCTAAGAACGGGCCTGCTGTCACTACTCTGCCTTCTGCGCTCCTTTCTTCCAAACTTCCACTTATCTCACCCCAGACGTCAGAACTCAGAAAGATCCTAGAGGGAACAAATGCCTTCACTCCCTGCCAG GTTAAAATGCTGAAGACGGAGCTGGGAGTGGTGCGCAGTAACCTGACCATGATGTCGGACATGATGAGTCAGCTGGATCCAGTCACAGTGAAACAGGCAGACATGGAGCTGCTGGAG CAGTTGTACACAGTGTGTAAGGAAATGCAGGACAGGATCATAAAGGTCGTCCCCAGACTCAGCGAGGAGAAGCTGATCGAAGAGTTACTGGAGACCAACGATGAGATGAACAGCACCTTCACTCGCTACCACAGGTTTGAGAGACACCTAACAAATGGCCAAGATGAGACACAGAAG AGCCACACGTACGTCAACCTGGCAGACCTCGAGTTAACCACCGAGTCAGGAGTGGCATCGGCCACGAGCGACAGTTTGTCCAGTCAGTTAGCCAAACTCA GCACGAGTGAATCGGACGAGACTCTATCGCAGAGAATAATCGCCTCAACTCAACAGTCACCAAG TGAGAAAAGTGACACGGCGCTGGACGGCCAAGCTCAAGCTCAGGACAACAGACTACACACCATTGGAGCG ATTCCTATCAGCCAGTCCAGTGTAATGGATGACATTGAGAAATGGCTGGAGTTGGATGATGAg TATGATGACTTTGAGGACTCTGATGGTGTGACCAGTGAAg AGTTCGACAGGTTCTTGGCAGAAAGAGCGAAAGCAGCGGAGCGTCTGCCGTCGCTGAGGGCGTCTTTAGAGGACGCCCACCACTCCAcgtcctaa
- the zgc:171844 gene encoding bMERB domain-containing protein 1: MEEERRPSQQYGALENTRVEEGAMEKSTDDVVSMADSTMTADDIEGELFRIERVRDVLVRRESELRYMMDDIQLCKEITRLKEELQKRVTIPDKDKSTEDRVKEEELLRQINKLVETRDFLVDDVEFERLREREEDREMAAFLQSKFPKALTAKGALEDQSVASKSKHTSPPFLSKTGLTLLKDCCGFTCSVM; the protein is encoded by the exons atggaggaggagagaagaccCTCTCAACAGTACGGCGCTCTGGAAAACACGCGAGTGGAAGAAGGAGCGATGGAGAAATCAa cGGACGACGTCGTCTCTATGGCCGACTCCACCATGACAGCGGATGACATCGAAGGAGAGCTGTTCCGAATCGAGCGCGTACGAGACGTCCTCGTGCGGAGAGAGTCAGAGCTCAGATACAT GATGGACGACATCCAGCTCTGCAAAGAAATCACAAGGCTGAAGGAGGAGCTGCAAAAACGTGTCACCATTCCAG ACAAGGACAAGTCCACGGAGGACAGggtgaaagaggaggagctgctgcggCAAATCAACAAGCTGGTGGAGACCAGAGACTTCCTCGTGGATGACGTGGAGTTTGAGCGGCTGAG ggagagagaggaggacagagagatggCAGCTTTTTTACAGTCCAAATTTCCCAAGGCCTTGACTGCAAAAG GTGCTTTGGAAGATCAGTCGGTGGCGTCTAAATCCAAGCACACGTCGCCGCCGTTTCTCTCCAAGACTGGACTCACGCTGCTGAAAGACTGCTGCGGCTTCACCTGCTCCGTCATGTAA
- the mfsd6l gene encoding major facilitator superfamily domain-containing protein 6-like: MKRNKQIDIKRALTLSGIFNFLCSCARGCVLPFLTLYFRQLGLTPAMTGIIMGTKHLISLVWSPTVSILSKHYNKRRVVINGSLLCSAAVALILLLVPSSGVHTQSSVCDLSNVSSSPTQTLGDNLHKSTVGPEPSLTKTHTKGLVSQPGETVPAQTTTEQAKSSPVVMSKTPNIQHGDESHTQPSQETVSVVVNNSVQEPNITTSVVHHSTSSTVAALRNKRSNDGKLGSKKRQEEKTPAQERHFEFLGYLKVMDPQHQLFFLILIIVSVWEALLAPLEWTADDGLYEYLDFADASDRYRSTGLWGLLGAACGAGGAGLLVSQLSCLIAGQTPRSTVHFYCYSGFAALALPAANYLPLHLNKKRDRASGLLKALQLVRGSPRALLCTVTTLLVGAAVAAVDNFLLWQMQDHGSTELHMGLSVALALLSQAAFPLLSGRVSKLLSPGKVLAVAAAVLSLQCLYFSFLWGAWAAPLAQMWTCFSSGALWWAVNAQCEDVATPEAERSVRRVYSGLALHLGGSLGSFAGGYVVQTLGLAWLFRGVAVGLAAWCVCLLLLQWKAPHQRRINYSRLLAANGSEASDSESDWLDKAFDDDKSNKKYGRRINH, translated from the coding sequence ATGAAGAGGAACAAACAGATCGACATCAAGCGTGCGCTCACGCTCTCCGGCATCTTTAATTTCCTGTGCTCCTGCGCCAGAGGATGTGTGCTCCCCTTCCTCACCCTGTACTTCAGACAGCTGGGCCTGACACCAGCGATGACAGGCATCATCATGGGCACCAAACACCTGATAAGTCTGGTCTGGAGCCCCACGGTGAGCATACTGTCCAAGCACTACAACAAGAGGCGAGTGGTGATAAATGGCTCTCTTTTGTGTTCAGCTGCGGTCGCTCTGATTCTGCTGCTCGTACCGTCCTCGGGTGTTCACACGCAGAGCAGCGTGTGCGACCTGTCTAATGTGAGCAGCAGTCCAACACAGACTCTCGGTGATAACCTGCACAAGAGCACCGTTGGACCTGAACCGTCACTCACTAAAACTCACACAAAAGGTCTTGTTTCCCAGCCTGGTGAAACAGTTCCTGCACAGACGACAACCGAACAAGCCAAGTCTTCTCCTGTAGTGATGAGCAAAACTCCAAATATTCAGCATGGTGATGAATCCCACACTCAGCCGTCACAAGAGACTGTTTCTGTCGTGGTCAATAACAGCGTTCAAGAGCCAAATATCACCACCTCTGTTGTGCATCACTCCACCAGCTCCACTGTAGCTGCACTACGGAACAAGAGGTCAAACGACGGCAAATTAGGGTCTAAAAAACGGCAGGAAGAAAAGACACCAGCGCAGGAGAGACATTTTGAGTTCTTGGGCTACCTGAAGGTCATGGACCCTCAGCACCAGCTCTTCTTCTTGATACTCATCATCGTCTCGGTGTGGGAGGCTCTGTTGGCCCCTCTGGAGTGGACGGCAGATGACGGATTGTATGAATATCTGGATTTCGCGGACGCGTCGGACCGCTACCGCAGCACCGGGCTGTGGGGTTTACTGGGAGCGGCGTGTGGGGCCGGAGGAGCAGGGTTGCTGGTCAGCCAGTTGAGCTGTCTCATAGCTGGGCAAACTCCCCGAAGCACAGTGCATTTCTACTGCTATTCTGGTTTTGCAGCTCTGGCCCTGCCTGCAGCAAACTACCTCCCCCTCCACCTAAACAAAAAGCGAGACAGGGCCAGCGGGCTCCTGAAAGCCCTGCAGCTGGTGCGTGGCTCCCCGCGTGCGCTGCTCTGCACAGTCACCACCCTGTTGGTCGGGGCAGCAGTTGCTGCTGTGGATAACTTCCTCCTGTGGCAGATGCAGGATCATGGCAGCACTGAGCTGCACATGGGTTTGTCTGTCGCTCTGGCTCTGCTCTCACAGGCCGCCTTCCCTCTGCTCTCAGGCCGCGTGTCCAAGCTCCTCAGCCCCGGAAAGGTGCTGGCGGTGGCGGCTGCAGTTCTCAGCCTGCAGTGCCTCTATTTCTCCTTCCTCTGGGGAGCCTGGGCTGCACCGCTTGCCCAGATGTGGACTTGTTTCAGCAGTGGCGCCCTCTGGTGGGCTGTGAATGCCCAGTGTGAGGACGTGGCCACACCAGAGGCCGAGCGGAGCGTGAGGAGGGTCTACAGCGGTCTGGCTCTGCACCTGGGGGGCAGCCTCGGGAGCTTTGCTGGAGGGTATGTGGTGCAGACGCTTGGACTGGCGTGGCTCTTCAGAGGAGTGGCCGTGGGTCTGGcggcgtggtgtgtgtgtctgcttctgCTCCAGTGGAAGGCCCCTCACCAGCGCAGGATTAACTACTCTCGACTTTTGGCCGCTAACGGCAGTGAAGCCAGTGACTCTGAGTCAGACTGGCTTGATAAAGCATTTGACGACGACAAGAGCAATAAAAAATATGGGAGGAGGATAAACCACTGa
- the pik3r6b gene encoding phosphoinositide 3-kinase regulatory subunit 6 has protein sequence MVDLAADVCLSAVQSSLSDDVQTLLKEMNSRCTSQKGWSRWNLEKKVEVDPSSSVSLIRVLVKELEKKLKKIHKTHQHMHVIPILHTLYYVVIQSVTIIPTNLYQRVCECLLKLLILPLPYSAVALSTLRSIRMEMTTPGSLYTRRVIAEQNLRSKHFTMQEKVFVLADPAVFSAQLEAQVRASLEASSMFRDTVTMERNVLVHVLHKGLGTDCQSSRLTQTLEVLEDKIVKTYFEEVVEAVEQSIRHGAGGSTAYVHKLQHIQRDVLTADTDDLNKTDCGSVCSGTVSYPEIKFIMWTNEVDLCKYERRRRHLNTCQCCIKCIFPEGNLLANFTLRSRSNSTDKDEDDMGNSEDGEVRRHRGDSSTDDTKRPRNSSLAISRRNAYRKGNSAGRLNLMTENIDACPGSSPVFMEDCRRRTARVVVMGDNRVLGRLTKAYHSIRARESKHLTLTKRLNLQLYYIPVTDVEPPLSSPDRLSLSSLLGRTDPWYNSNINSLRAAIAMQNGQCSNHSESAEQNHFLLDTLCYYLRCGTKPVNLPLYSVKVSSCDVTSVVEEVFVSQLEADIPEFRHLRERFSKPSTRRKNLTVVVYGGVITVKYTETSLSKRKVVRGEAPMSCGVVVTSEPAATTAGEDYLTVRFDRMNPGGNTKIKTQNISIRTMEHRSLSVCLDKDSRRTYTDVQKVEISPCLDPGCSIRSMFTISSERPLPLSKYLNKVLSLPINTFTGVTL, from the exons ATGGTTGATCTCGCAG ctgatgtttgtctgtcagCGGTGCAGTCCAGCCTGAGCGATGACGTCCAGACTCTTCTCAAAGAGATGAACAGCCGCTGCACCTCGCAGAAAG GATGGTCCAGATGGAATCTGGAGAAGAAGGTGGAGGTGGATCCGTCCAGCAGCGTCTCACTGATCCGTGTGTTGGTCAAAGAGCTggagaagaaactgaaaaag ATCcataaaacacatcagcacATGCACGTCATCCCTATTCTGCACACTCTCTACTACGTCGTCATTCAG TCAGTTACCATCATTCCTACCAACCTGTaccagagagtgtgtgagtgtctgttgAAACTGTTGATATTACCGTTACCTTACTCTGCTGTGGCCCTGAGCACTCTGCGCAGCATCAGGATGGAAATGACCACACCAG GCTCTTTATACACGAGGAGAGTCATTGCTGAGCAGAACCTGAGAAGTAAGCATTTCACCATGCAGGAAAA GGTGTTTGTGCTCGCAGACCCCGCTGTTTTCTCCGCTCAGCTGGAAGCACAAGTGAGAGCCTCTTTGGAGGCGTCCAGCATGTTCAGGGACACAGTGACGATGGAGAGAAATGTCCTCGTGCATGTGCTGCACAAGGGACTGGGGACGGACTGTCAAAGCTCCAGACTGACTCAAACTCTGGAG gtGTTAGAAGACAAAATAGTTAAGACATATTTTGAGGAAGTGGTGGAAGCTGTGGAGCAGAGTATCAGACATGGTGCAGGTGGTTCTACGGCGTATGTGCACAAGCtacagcacatacagagagacgTCCTCACTGCCGACACAGACG ATTTAAACAAGACAGACTGTGGCTCAGTGTGCAGTGGGACAGTGTCCTATCCCGAGATCAAGTTCATCATGTGGACAAACGAAGTGGATCTATGTAAGTATGAGAGACGCAGACGGCATTTAAACACATGTCAATGCTGCATTAAATGTATATTCCCTGAAGGTAACCTGCTGGCAAACTTCACCCTGAGATCCCGCTCCAACTCCACCGACAAAGACGAGGACGACATGGGAAACTCGGAGGACGGTGAGGTCAGGAGACATCGGGGGGACAGCAGCACCGACGACACAAAGAGGCCTAGAAATTCCTCCCTGGCGATCTCACGCAGAAATGCTTACAGGAAAGGAAATTCAGCAGGTCGATTGAATCTAATGACGGAAAATATCGACGCTTGTCCTGGAAGCTCTCCCGTCTTCATGGAGGACTGTAGGCGGCGCACGGCGCgggtggtggtgatgggggACAATCGTGTGCTGGGAAGACTCACCAAGGCTTACCACTCCATTCG AGCAAGAGAGTCCAAACATCTTACTTTGACAAAGAGGCTCAACCTACAGCTGTACTACATCCCAGTCACAGATGTGGAGCCTCCTCTCAGTTCACCT GACAGattgtctctctcctctttatTGGGACGCACGGATCCATggtacaacagcaacatcaacagcCTGAGAGCGGCCATCGCAATGCAGAATGGACAG TGTAGTAATCACAGCGAGTCCGCGGAGCagaaccacttcctgttggaCACCCTGTGTTACTACCTTCGCTGTGGGACGAAGCCAGTTAACCTGCCCCTATATTCTGTCAAGGTATCCAG CTGTGATGTCAcctctgtggtggaggaggtgttTGTGTCTCAACTGGAGGCCGACATCCCAGAGTTTAGACACCTCAGAGAAAGATTTTCAA AACCCTCTACACGCAGAAAGAACTTAACCGTGGTGGTGTATGGAGGAGTCATCACAGTCAAATATACAGAg ACCTCATTGAGCAAAAGAAAAGTTGTGAGGGGCGAAGCACCCATGTCGTGTGGCGTGGTTGTTACGTCAGAGCCCGCAGCCACAACAGCAG GCGAGGATTACCTTACTGTGCGTTTTGACAGGATGAACCCAGGCGGCAACACC AAAATTAAAACCCAAAACATCAGCATCAGGACAATGGAGCATCGaagcctctctgtgtgtctggacAAAGACTCTCGAAGGACATACACGGATGTCCAAAA AGTAGAAATCTCCCCGTGCTTGGACCCAGGATGCAGCATCCGCTCCATGTTCACCATCAGCAGCGAGCGACCGCTGCCACTGAGCAAGTACCTGAACAAAGTGCTGTCGCTGCCAATCAACACCTTCACTGGTGTGACGCTCTGA